A region from the Polyangiaceae bacterium genome encodes:
- a CDS encoding serine/threonine protein kinase, producing the protein MPRSDPDVRTVLAPGDELAGHRVVRRIGRGSMGNVYEATRTDGTRVALKVLHPKLLTEDKALHRFQREARVGARIDSENVAKTLDAGVTDGRPWLAMELVEGETLDAFMERSAPLPAEVAERLSRQLIAAVAAAHAAGVVHRDLKPDNVFVTRDAQLKIGDFGVAKSMDAATFNSTRAGLGTPMWTAPEQGREGWVPSPRADVWALGLLVYYLYTGKLYWRHAQERSSLAELSVELVRGDIAPASLRASEQGLAERLPSRFDRWFFRAVARDPEQRFADAAEAGRAFGRLYRSRLPLYALAVAGLIVVLVVLLLR; encoded by the coding sequence GTGCCTCGCTCCGACCCCGATGTCCGCACCGTGCTCGCCCCCGGCGACGAGCTGGCCGGACACCGCGTGGTGCGCCGCATCGGCCGCGGCAGCATGGGCAACGTCTACGAGGCGACGCGCACCGACGGCACCCGCGTCGCGCTGAAGGTGCTCCACCCCAAGCTGCTCACGGAAGACAAGGCACTCCACCGCTTCCAGCGCGAGGCACGCGTCGGCGCGCGCATCGACAGCGAGAACGTCGCCAAGACCCTGGACGCCGGCGTGACGGACGGCAGGCCGTGGCTGGCCATGGAGCTCGTGGAAGGCGAGACCCTGGATGCCTTCATGGAGCGAAGCGCGCCGCTTCCCGCCGAGGTGGCTGAGCGCCTTTCCCGTCAGCTCATCGCGGCCGTCGCCGCCGCTCACGCCGCGGGCGTGGTCCACCGGGACCTGAAGCCGGACAACGTCTTCGTCACCCGGGACGCCCAGCTCAAGATCGGTGACTTCGGCGTCGCCAAGAGCATGGACGCCGCCACCTTCAACAGTACGCGTGCCGGCCTCGGCACGCCGATGTGGACCGCTCCGGAGCAGGGTCGCGAAGGTTGGGTCCCCTCACCTCGGGCGGACGTCTGGGCGCTCGGCCTGCTCGTGTACTACCTGTACACGGGCAAGCTCTACTGGCGTCACGCCCAGGAGCGCTCCAGCTTGGCGGAGCTCTCGGTGGAGCTGGTCCGAGGTGACATCGCCCCGGCTTCCCTTCGCGCCAGCGAGCAGGGTCTGGCGGAGCGCCTGCCATCGCGCTTCGATCGCTGGTTCTTCCGGGCAGTGGCCCGAGATCCGGAGCAGCGCTTCGCGGATGCCGCGGAGGCTGGCCGGGCGTTCGGGCGTCTGTATCGCTCGCGCCTGCCCCTGTACGCCTTGGCCGTCGCAGGCCTGATCGTGGTCCTGGTGGTGCTGCTGCTTCGCTAA
- a CDS encoding NAD-dependent epimerase/dehydratase family protein produces MTSQHPLASANVLVTGGAGFIGSHLVRELVRRGVGRVVVLDSLRYGDPGNLGALSDNVRLVKHTLGFDDRAELERALDGVSYVFHLAAEKHNQSKDDPARVYRANLEGTHTLYEVAAAAGVKKVVFSSSLYAYGRMKGEPFSETEIPKPQTVYGITKLAGEHVLRFFEVQHGMEWNALRYLFVYGPKQFAGMGYKSVIVKNFERLLAGQPPTVYGDGSQTLDYVYVDDVVDATIAAMEQGVSKEVLNVGSGNATSVAMLIDRMIAVSGKQVEKQFEPPDWTAGTTRVGNVDKIARVLGWKARTSLDEGLARTFAWISEHSAGT; encoded by the coding sequence GTGACCTCCCAGCATCCTCTAGCTTCGGCAAACGTTCTCGTCACCGGCGGCGCCGGGTTCATCGGCTCTCACTTGGTGCGCGAGCTCGTGCGGCGTGGCGTCGGTCGCGTCGTCGTTCTCGATTCGCTGCGCTACGGAGATCCCGGCAACCTTGGCGCCCTTTCGGACAACGTGCGCCTGGTGAAGCACACGTTGGGTTTCGACGACCGCGCCGAGCTCGAGCGCGCTCTCGATGGCGTGAGCTACGTCTTCCACCTGGCGGCGGAGAAGCACAACCAATCCAAGGACGACCCGGCGCGGGTGTACCGAGCCAATCTCGAAGGCACCCACACGCTGTACGAGGTGGCCGCCGCAGCGGGCGTGAAGAAGGTCGTGTTCAGCTCCTCGCTGTACGCCTATGGCCGCATGAAGGGCGAGCCCTTCTCCGAGACGGAAATCCCGAAGCCGCAGACCGTGTACGGCATCACCAAGCTGGCCGGTGAGCACGTGCTGCGCTTCTTCGAGGTTCAGCACGGAATGGAGTGGAACGCGCTCCGTTACCTGTTCGTGTACGGCCCCAAGCAGTTCGCAGGCATGGGCTACAAGTCCGTCATCGTGAAGAACTTCGAGCGGCTCCTCGCCGGACAGCCACCCACGGTGTACGGGGACGGCAGCCAGACCCTGGACTACGTGTACGTGGACGACGTGGTCGACGCCACCATTGCCGCCATGGAGCAAGGCGTCAGCAAAGAGGTGCTGAACGTCGGGTCCGGCAACGCCACTTCCGTGGCCATGCTCATCGATCGGATGATCGCGGTGAGTGGCAAGCAGGTCGAAAAGCAGTTCGAGCCGCCGGATTGGACGGCGGGCACCACGCGCGTGGGCAACGTCGACAAGATCGCCCGCGTGCTCGGCTGGAAAGCGCGCACGTCCCTCGATGAAGGATTGGCGCGCACCTTCGCCTGGATCTCCGAGCACAGCGCCGGAACATGA
- a CDS encoding glycosyltransferase family 39 protein: protein MSRARALFLPSAEPDASGRPHADPRVERVALVVTVLACTWFALAAFWGINAPFGSGHVSSIAARGIIAENIWQWHILAPVKQIVLEPPDPALYYSHHPWGLYWPTALIYKIFGRQDLVCRLQAALLSSACPVLLYATGRALYGPVQGAVAALAFATLPITLAFANFNGYEVAVVFAGLFVTWSTIRMWQTWRKRYLLLSILGVLWAVNTDWEVYVFLALAVGVLGTAGIVLPSGWFGRVDIRRFAQWWMFAVGISVLGGVGYLAVFKHFNHLDDLLQSATQRSAGNDLPLEKVLEHRRYWIALMFTPLAIFIAKAAVPLFALRFVLLRRVLDIFPLALLAMAGFEYVYFKQAADVHIYWPHVFSPYYALSVAVFAHVFEQSLSRLVRWIRRREAVRGPAYAALGVSALVPLAILPDGASTLVYSKHTGQRMNDDGHVIYQDVDRAAALEWIRHHIEGRTTVATFGMQTGWSVEWALDRPTRATRTLPNPRTKQPERYFLFDARFLAGEQQLTLMKSFAITTLGPIWLLDREASRGPADVHILAAKQPTLLQRYFIAPVDPVYRVEKDPFATWEVRYHYEQTPNPPPTEPAATAEQRRIAHNVAVANGDTALAQRLEGEIVAELDTSVATDYEDGTRLIGQHYDSKLRHELWLYFRAGGPAPGARRFSIRTTVLEKKPLSLVTADDKVKGVAALFEIDPTLWKKGFVYVAQAEIRKRPGRERFVGYWMQNLPRAVGGKTSIRLLELQ, encoded by the coding sequence ATGTCACGCGCCCGGGCCTTGTTTCTGCCCTCCGCCGAGCCGGATGCCAGCGGGCGTCCCCACGCGGACCCGCGCGTGGAGCGCGTCGCGCTCGTCGTCACCGTGCTGGCGTGCACCTGGTTTGCCCTCGCGGCGTTCTGGGGCATCAACGCACCGTTCGGCTCGGGGCACGTGTCCAGCATCGCTGCCCGCGGGATCATCGCGGAGAACATCTGGCAGTGGCACATATTGGCGCCGGTCAAGCAGATCGTTCTCGAGCCGCCGGACCCCGCGCTGTACTACAGCCACCACCCGTGGGGTCTGTACTGGCCCACCGCGCTCATCTACAAGATCTTCGGTCGACAGGATCTGGTGTGCCGGCTGCAGGCCGCGCTGCTCAGCTCCGCCTGCCCCGTCCTGCTGTACGCCACCGGTCGCGCCCTGTATGGCCCCGTTCAAGGGGCCGTTGCCGCGTTGGCCTTCGCCACGCTACCCATCACGCTCGCCTTCGCGAACTTCAACGGCTACGAGGTCGCCGTCGTCTTCGCTGGGTTGTTCGTCACGTGGTCCACGATTCGCATGTGGCAGACCTGGCGCAAGCGGTACCTGTTGCTGTCGATCTTGGGCGTCCTTTGGGCCGTGAACACGGACTGGGAGGTCTACGTCTTCTTGGCACTGGCGGTGGGAGTGCTGGGGACGGCCGGCATCGTGCTGCCGTCGGGCTGGTTCGGTCGGGTCGACATTCGGCGCTTCGCCCAGTGGTGGATGTTCGCCGTTGGGATCTCGGTGCTCGGGGGAGTGGGCTATCTCGCCGTATTCAAGCACTTCAATCACTTGGATGATCTGCTGCAATCGGCCACGCAGCGGTCGGCTGGCAATGATCTGCCGCTAGAGAAGGTCCTCGAGCACCGACGCTACTGGATCGCGCTGATGTTCACGCCCTTGGCGATCTTCATCGCCAAGGCAGCCGTGCCCCTCTTTGCCTTGCGCTTCGTGCTGCTCCGCAGAGTGCTCGACATCTTCCCGTTGGCGCTCCTGGCCATGGCCGGCTTCGAGTACGTGTATTTCAAGCAAGCGGCGGACGTGCACATCTACTGGCCCCACGTCTTTTCGCCGTACTACGCGTTGTCCGTCGCCGTCTTCGCGCACGTCTTCGAGCAGTCGCTCTCGAGGCTCGTGCGCTGGATCCGCCGCCGCGAGGCGGTGCGAGGGCCCGCCTACGCGGCGCTGGGCGTGTCGGCCCTGGTACCCCTCGCCATCTTGCCCGACGGCGCTTCGACCCTGGTGTACTCGAAGCATACGGGGCAGCGGATGAACGACGATGGCCACGTCATCTACCAGGACGTGGATCGCGCCGCCGCGTTGGAATGGATCCGCCACCACATCGAAGGCCGCACCACAGTCGCTACGTTCGGAATGCAGACCGGTTGGTCCGTCGAATGGGCGCTGGACCGACCGACGCGGGCGACTCGCACGTTGCCCAACCCACGGACCAAGCAGCCGGAGCGCTACTTCTTGTTCGATGCGCGCTTCCTTGCGGGGGAGCAGCAGCTCACCCTGATGAAGTCGTTTGCCATCACCACACTGGGCCCCATCTGGCTCTTGGATCGCGAGGCGTCGCGCGGCCCGGCGGACGTTCACATCCTCGCGGCGAAGCAGCCGACGCTGCTGCAGCGTTACTTCATCGCGCCGGTGGATCCGGTCTACCGCGTGGAGAAGGACCCGTTCGCCACCTGGGAAGTTCGCTACCACTACGAACAGACTCCCAACCCGCCTCCCACCGAGCCTGCCGCCACTGCGGAGCAGCGTCGCATTGCCCACAACGTCGCCGTGGCCAACGGAGATACCGCGTTGGCTCAGCGGCTGGAGGGGGAGATCGTGGCGGAGCTCGATACCAGCGTGGCCACCGACTACGAAGATGGTACGCGGCTCATCGGCCAACACTACGACTCCAAGCTGCGCCACGAGCTGTGGCTCTACTTCCGCGCCGGCGGTCCCGCGCCGGGAGCGCGTCGCTTCAGCATCCGGACGACGGTGCTGGAGAAGAAGCCGCTCAGCCTGGTGACGGCGGACGACAAAGTGAAGGGCGTTGCTGCGCTCTTCGAGATCGACCCTACGCTGTGGAAGAAGGGCTTCGTCTACGTGGCGCAGGCCGAAATCCGCAAGCGGCCGGGGCGAGAGCGCTTTGTCGGCTACTGGATGCAGAATCTGCCGCGGGCCGTGGGCGGAAAGACGAGTATCCGGCTGCTCGAGCTTCAATGA